The window TTGGCAGGTACTGTTACTTTAAGCATAATGGTTTTACCTACAATAATTAGAACAACTGAAGAAGCATTAAAATCTGTTCCTGATTCATACAGAGAAGGAAGCTTAGGTTTAGGGGCTAGTAAACTCAGAACAGTTATGTTGGTTATACTTCCTAGTGCAATGCCAGGTATTTTGACAGCTGTTATTTTAAGTATAGGAAGGATTATTGGTGAGACAGCAGCAGTATATTTAACAGCAGGAACAGTAGCAAGAATACCATCAAGTATAATGGATTCTGGAAGAACATTGTCAGTGCATTTATATTTATTAGCTAAAGAGGGAATATCATTTGAAAAGGCTTACGCAACAGCTACTATATTGATAATAATTGTTTTATTTATAAACTTGGTAACAAATAAGATAGCAAAAAGATTAAATAAATCTAAAATGGAGGTGTAGATGATGTCTGATAAGATAATAGTAAAAGACTTAGATTTATTTTATGGTGAATTTCAAGCACTTAATAATATTAATATAAATATACCAGAAAAAAAGATTACTGCTTTAATTGGTCCATCTGGTTGTGGTAAATCAACATTTCTAAAGACACTTAATAGAATGAATGATTTAGTTGAAGGAGTAAAAATAAAAGGCAAGGTAACACTAGATAATGTAGATATATACAAAAAAATAGATGTTATACAGCTTAGGAAAAAGGTAGGTATGGTCTTTCAAAAACCGAATCCTTTTCCAATGAGTATATATGACAATATTGCTTATGGACCGAGAGCTCATGGAATAAAGAAAAAGAAAAAACTTGATGAAATTGTTTATAAAAGTTTAGAAGCAGCAGCTTTGTTTAATGAGGTAAAAGACAGGTTGAAAAAAAATGCATTAAGTCTTTCAGGTGGCCAGCAGCAAAGGTTATGCATAGCAAGAGCTTTAGCAGTTGAGCCGGAAGTTTTGCTAATGGATGAACCTACATCAGCGTTGGATCCGATAGCTACTGCAAAAATAGAAGATTTAGTAGGCGAATTAAAGAATGATTATACAATAATAATAGTTACTCATTCTATGCAGCAAGCTGGAAGAATTTCGGACAATACTGCATTTTTCCTTATGGGTAATTTGATGGAGTATGGATCGACTCATCAAATATTTTCTAATCCTGTTGATAAGAGAACTGAAGACTATATATCTGGTAGATTTGGTTAAAGGGAGGTGAATATTATGAGAGAAAAGTTTGATAATCAGATAGAAGAATTAAGAACTCTAATAATGGATATGGGCAATATGGTGGAGGATATTATTTCTAAATCTTTGACAGCATTGATAAACAAGGATATAAAACTTGCAGATGAAGTCATATCGTTAGATGATCAAGTGGATGTTATGGAAATGAACATTGAAAATAAATGCTTAAATCTAATTGCATTACAACAACCAAGAGCAAAGGATTTAAGATGCATAAGCACAGCATTAAAAATCATAACAGATTTAGAACGAATTGGTGATTATGGAGTAAATATCGCTAAAATTATTAAGGAAATAGGTAGTGATGAATTTATAAAGCCTTTAGTTGATATACCTAAAATGGGAAATATAGCAATAAAAATGATAAGAGGTTGTTTGGATAGCTATATAAAAGAAAGTAAAGAACAAGCTGTTGAAACTGCATTAATGGACGATGAAATGGATAGATTATATAATTATATATATGTTGAGTTGTTAGATATGTTAAGCAATGATAAAAGAATAATAAAACAAACTACTGAGCTATTATTTATTGGTAGATATTTAGAAAGAATAGGTGATCATATAACAAATATTTGTGAAAGAATTATATATATGATAAATGGTGAAAGAGTGAAATATTAATATTTATCAAAAGCAGCGAGGACTGCTTTTTTTTGTTTTTTAAAAAAGACAAAATATACAAAACGAAATAAATATTTCCCTGGAAAATAATACAAAAACGAAAAGGATTATTAAATTCATATAAATATTACTTTGATTTTTAATAATATTATATTTAATTTAGAGGAAAAATAAATAAAAAGAAATATATTTGAAACAATATTATTTAGGAGGTGAAAGTTTTGAAAATATCTTTTAAAAGAGTAGCTTTATTTACTTTAATGTTTATGCTTTTAGCAACATTTGCTATTGGTTGTCAGAATGAGACTGATGATAATACAGAAAACAATAATAATCCTACAGAAAATAACGGTAACAATAATGGTAACAATGAGGGTAATAACACTAATGATGATGTAGGAAATATTAACAATAATGTTGGTAATAAGACTGGTACTAACATTGGAGGTAATTACACCAACAAAGATACTATTCAAGGTAGCAGACTTGAAGAAACAATTGCTAATAATGTTGTAAATGTACCTGAAGTTAATAATGCAGTTTGTGTTGTAACAGATGATAATGAATGCGTAGTTGGTGTAAATTGTAAAGGTCAAGCAAATGGAACAGTACCAGATGATGTAAGGGCTAAAATTGAAGAAGCTGTAAAAAATGCAAATCCAAATATTTCTCAAGTTATGGTAACTTCTGATACGGATTTGTATGGCAAAATAGGAGATGTATCTCAAAAAGTTAGAGATGGTAATGTAATGTCTGATTTGAAAACAGATATGGATAGCATAATGAATACAATTAGAAATAAAATGAGATAATTATAAAAAGAAATCCGGTTAAAAAATATAACCGGATTTCTTATAAAACAAATTAACAATAAATTCCTTAAATTTTGACAAAATTTTTATTTGATTTATACTATATTTATGACAAATGAAATGGAGGTTTTAATTTGGCTTTGAAAAGAGAAAGAATAAGAATAAGTGAGGGCGTTTATTTAAATATTATAAAGACTAATAAATTTAAATCTAATCTTATTAATATATATTTTATAAGACCTCTTGATAAGAATGAAGTTACACAAAATGCTTTATTCCCTATAATTTTAAAAAGAGGTACCAAGAATTATAATACATTATTAGAAATAGAGAAAAAACTTGAAGGAATGTATGGTAGTAATATAAGCATAGGGGTTTCTAAAGCAGGAGAGAAGCAGATTATGAGATTTTCTATAGAAGGTCCTGACTCTAAATATGTAGATAATAAAGAAATGTTAAGTGACATGCTCAAAATGTTAAATGAAGTTATTAACAATCCGTTGATGGAAGAAGACGGTTTTGTAAGTAAATATGTAAAACAAGAAAAAATAAGACTTTCTAATAAAATTCAAAATCTGATTAATGATAAAAAAATTTATGCTATTGAAAAATGTATAGAGAAAATGTGTAAAGATGAGCCTTATAGTATTTACAAATTAGGATACATAGAAGACTTAAAAGACATTACAAGTAAATCTCTTTATCTTCATTATCAAAATGTACTTAAAACTAGCTTAATTGAAATTTTTGTTGTTGGAGATATCAATAAAAAAGAAATAGAAAAAGAAATACGTGAAGAATTTAAATTTAATGTAGAAAACCCTGTTAGTATATCAAGGGAAACAATAAAAAAAGATATTAAAGAAGTAACAAAAGTAATAGACAATATGGATATTGTTCAGGCAAAACTTTCTATGGGATATAGGATAAATCTCCCATATGAAGATAAACTATATGATGCATTTTTACTAGGTAATAACATTCTTGGAAGTGGACCAGAATCTAAGTTGTTTTTAAATGTAAGAGAGAAGGAAAGTTTAGCGTATTATGTATATTCGAGAGGATATAAATTCAAATCACTTATGATTATCAATGCAGGTGTTGAATCTGATAAAATAGATAGTGTTATCGATATTAGTAATAAAGAAGTTGAACATATACAAAATGGTAATTTTAATGACCATGATATCAATATTGCTAAAAATTCCATGATAACCTCAATAAGATCTATGTATGATGATCCTTATTCAATATCAGAATTTTTCTTTAGTCAGGCGTTAACTAAAAGTAATCGTACAATAAATGATATTATAGCTGATATCAATTCTATAACAAAAGAACAAATAACACAGTCATTTAAAAACATTCAACTAGATACAATATACGCTATAAAATCTAATGCTAAAGAGGAGGCTTGAAATTGAGTTTGAAAAAAATAGAGAATGCTAGACTAAATGAAGAATTATATTCATATCAATTTAAAAACGGATTAAACGTATTTTATGTTCCAAAACCACATTATACAATTAAATATGGTATTTTTGCGACTAATTATGGCTCTAATGATAATAGATTTGTTCCTATGAATGAAAATGAGTTTATAAATGCACCTCCAGGAGTAGCTCACTTTTTGGAACACAAATTATTTGAAGAAGAAGAAGGCAACATTTTTAACAAGTTTTCTAAACTTGGATCATATCTGAATGCATATACAAATTTTAACCAAACTGCATATTTATTTTCTTGTACAGATAAGTTTTTTGAAAATCTTGATTTATTGGTAAAGTTTGTTCAAAATCCATATTTTACAGATGAAAATGTAAACAAAGAAAAAGGAATTATTGAGCAAGAAATCAAAATGTACGAAGATAATGCTAATTGGAGAGTATTTTTTAATTGTTTAAATGGATTATATTACAACCATCCAGTTAAAACAGATATTGCTGGTACCGTAAAAAGTATAAATAAAATTGATAAAGAAGTTTTATATAAATGTTATAATACTTTTTATCACCCAAGAAATATGGTTATTTTTTTAGTAGGAGATATAGATTTTGATAAAGCAATAAAACAAATTGAAGATAGTATGAATAAGGATATCAAAATTTTAGATGAAGGAACTAAAAAGGATTATCCAAATGAGCCTAAAGATGTTAAGGTAGATTATATTGAGCAAAAACTAAGTGTGGCTAAACCATTATTTACGCTTGGGTTTAAAGATACTGATATAGGTTATGAAGGTGAAAAATTAGTTAAGAAAGAAATATGTACAACAATATTGTTAGATATTTTATTTTCTAAAAGTTCTAAATTTTATCAAGATATATTTGATTTAGAACTTATAAATGGACCATTTAGTTTTCAATATGTTGGACAAAAGGATTATGGTCATTCATTAATATCTGGTGAATCTAAAAATCCTAAAGAATTAGCAGATAGAATAATCAAATATATAAATGAAACAAGTAGTGAAGCAATAGATAAAGCAGATTTTGAAAGAACGAAAATGAAATTCATAGGATACCATATAATGGATTTCAATTCTGTTGAATATATAGCAAATAATTTTATATCTTACTTTTTTAATAATTTTATATTATTTGATTATATAGATATACTTGAAAATATTGATTATGATGATATTATTTCAAGATTAAATGAGCATTTAAATACTAAGAATTATACATTATCAGTTATTAATCCTTTATAAGTAGTTGACTTAGATGTATTCGATAACCTATAATGTTGTTTATAGGGTGCTCAAAATGGTAAATTTTTGAGGACAAAAATAACTAAGGAGGGACTACTCGAAAATGTTGAGACAGTCCCTTAAGACTGTTTTTTTATGATATATACAAGAATAGTCATTTTTTAAATTACTAGTTTGGAGGTTTTATTAATGGATCCAGTAGCTTTTGAGGTGTTTGGAATAGCTGTAAGATGGTATGGTATTTTGATATCATCAGGATTAGTTTTAGGAACAATTTTAGCTATTAAGGAATGTAGAAGAATAGGTTTCAATGAAGAAACCCTCATAGATTTACTTATCTTTGCAATTCCTATTGCTGTAATAGGGGCAAGATTATACTATGTTATCTTTCAATGGGATGAATACAGAGGGAATTTAATGAAAATAGTAAATACCAGAGGTGGAGGATTAGCTATACATGGTGCTATAATTGGAGCTGTAGTAACTGCTGTTATATTTTGCAAAATAAAAAAGATAAGCTTTTGGCAAATAACTGACATTACTGCTCCTAGTATAATATTAGGTCAAGCTATTGGAAGATGGGGGAATTACATAAATAAAGAAGCTTATGGAACTCCTACGGATTTACCTTGGGGAATACTTGTAAATGGACAGAAAGTTCATCCAACGTTTTTATATGAATCTATTTGGAATTTTGCGGTCTTTATATTTTTAATTTGGTATAGAAAGAATAAATCTGACACTAAGGGTGAAGTGTTTTTATTGTACTTGATATTATATTCATTTGCTAGATTTTTTATAGAAGGATTACGAATAGATAGTTTGATGCTTGGAAATATTAGAGTTGCTCAATTAATTAGTCTGTGTATTATATTAGTTTCGATAATAATTTTAGTTATTAAGAAAAAAAAGAATGTTAAAAATGTTTAATAATAACTATATTTTCAAAAGAATAGTGATTTTTTAGAGAGTACAATGTAAACAGTTTTATTTATTAACTATTTTTAAAAATTTCATCTACAAATTTTGAATTAAACAGTAATAGTGAAATACACATTAATAAGTAATGTGTATTCTTTTTTTATAAATTAATACCTTATACTTTATAATTAATTCTGATATTCGACAATTTAAACCCGTTGACACTTTGGTAATATTTGAATAAAATGTAATCATGTTGTGTGTAAGAGAGGTGGTAATATGAGTTATAATGAGTTCGAAATGCTAAATCAAAAGATAATACAATTGAAGGATAAATTAAATAAATCAATTGTTCAACAGGATCAGTATTCAAAAACGTATTATATTAGTACGAGCTTGGACAAGCTAATTACTCAGTATTATAAAGAATATTATTATAAAAAATATAATTAAATTCTGATTATTTATATAACTTTGAATAGTGTGTTGTATAATTCTAAATTATGAGTAGAGAACCTAAAATTTAATTTAGTGTGAATTGCTTATTCAGATGTAGTCTGAGGTACATTTGGATAACCCTCTAAGGTATACCGAGTTGGTACGCCCACCATTTATAATGCATATCTTATAATCAAAAGGTATATATTTTAATGAATCTCCAATTGCGCTCTTTCATAGGAGTAATCGACACACATAAACTCATAGATTTTAGTTCACTGTTCATAATTTTCTATGAATAATCTGGGTTAAAATAATAAATAATTGATTGGTCAAAAAAAGACGGGTAAAAACTGTCTTTTTTTTGTGTAATAATTTATTTCTATTGCAGGAATTTTAAATTTTATATAGAAATACATAATAAGTGGAGAAAAGTGGTGTGGAGTGGAGGGTAATCCCTCAAGATGGGGTGTAATGATGTTTATTGGTGAATACCTACATACTATAGATAAAAAAGGCAGACTTATAATACCTTCAAAATTTAGAGATGATCTTGGTGAGAGCTTTATTATAACTAAGGGTCTAGATAATTGTCTTTTCATTTATCCTCAGTGTGAATGGGATATATTAGTTCAAAAATTAAAAACACTACCACTCACTAGAAAAGATGCAAGAGCGTTCGTAAGATTTTTTTTCTCAGGAGCTTGTGAATGTGAACTAGATAAGCAGGGTAGGATTTTGGTACCATCAAACTTACGGCAGCATGCAAAGCTTGAAAAAGAATCCGTTGTTATTGGAGTTTCTAATAGAGTTGAAGTATGGGATAAACAACTTTGGTATGCATATAATAATGATGATGATTTAAGTTATGAAAGTATAGCAGAAAAAATGGCTGAATTAGGAATATAGAAACTGGGATAATAATATATGTAGATAATATTATAATAGAAGTCAGATGAGGTGAATAACATGGAATTAAAGCATGTATCTGTTTTGTTAGATGAATGTATTGAAAATTTGAATATAAAGAGTGATGGAATATACGTTGATGGTACTTTAGGTGGAGCTGGACATTCTAAAGAGATAGTATCAAAGCTTGATAACGGGAAACTTATAGGAATAGATCAAGATAAATATGCATTAAAAAGAGCAAAAGAAAGACTTAAAGATTATGAGGGTAAAGTGGAATTTGTTCATGATAATTTTAGAAATATTAAAAGCATATTAAATAATTTAGGTATATTAAAAGTGGATGGTATTTTACTTGATTTGGGAGTATCTTCATTTCAATTAGATGATGGAGATAGAGGTTTTTCATTCCACCAAGATGCTAAATTAGATATGAGAATGAATGAAAATAGTCCTTTGTCAGCTTGGAATGTTGTAAATGAATATTCTAAAGCAGATTTAACTAGAATCATTAAAGAATATGGAGAGGAACGATGGGCAAATAGAATAGCTGAATTCATAGTAAATGAAAGAGTAAATAAAGAGATTAATACTACATTAGAATTAGTTGAAGTTATAAAAAAAGCCATTCCAAAAAAAGTTAGAATGGAAGGTCCACATCCTGGTAGAAAAACTTTTCAAGCTATAAGAATAGAAGTTAACAAAGAACTAGAAATATTAAAACAAGCTATCATTGATATGTGTAGTTGTTTAAATGAGGGTGGTAGATTGTGTATAATTACTTTTCATTCTTTGGAAGACAGAATAGTAAAAGAAACTTTTAAATATTTATATAAGGATTGTATATGTCCTAAAGAACTTCCAATATGTAGGTGTGATAAAAAAAGAGAACTTAAAATTATAACAAAAAAACCACTAACACCTAGCAAAGAAGAAATCAACTATAACGTTAGATCAAGAAGTGCAAAATTAAGAGTTGGCGAAAAAGTTTAAAGTTCTAAAAGATACGGGGGTTGAATAAATTGTTAGTAGCAAAAAAACAAATACAAGAATATGACATAAATATTGAAGAACCTAGATTTAGAAAAAAAACAAAACATAAAGAAAAAAATACTACAATAGCTACTAAAAGTAAAGTTAAACTTGTTGCATTATCAGTTGTAGTTTTAGGTGTATGTTTAGGAATTTTATTGCTAAATGCATATGTGTCTCAATTAAAGTACGAATTGTTAAGCTTAAA is drawn from Abyssisolibacter fermentans and contains these coding sequences:
- the lgt gene encoding prolipoprotein diacylglyceryl transferase — translated: MDPVAFEVFGIAVRWYGILISSGLVLGTILAIKECRRIGFNEETLIDLLIFAIPIAVIGARLYYVIFQWDEYRGNLMKIVNTRGGGLAIHGAIIGAVVTAVIFCKIKKISFWQITDITAPSIILGQAIGRWGNYINKEAYGTPTDLPWGILVNGQKVHPTFLYESIWNFAVFIFLIWYRKNKSDTKGEVFLLYLILYSFARFFIEGLRIDSLMLGNIRVAQLISLCIILVSIIILVIKKKKNVKNV
- the rsmH gene encoding 16S rRNA (cytosine(1402)-N(4))-methyltransferase RsmH yields the protein MELKHVSVLLDECIENLNIKSDGIYVDGTLGGAGHSKEIVSKLDNGKLIGIDQDKYALKRAKERLKDYEGKVEFVHDNFRNIKSILNNLGILKVDGILLDLGVSSFQLDDGDRGFSFHQDAKLDMRMNENSPLSAWNVVNEYSKADLTRIIKEYGEERWANRIAEFIVNERVNKEINTTLELVEVIKKAIPKKVRMEGPHPGRKTFQAIRIEVNKELEILKQAIIDMCSCLNEGGRLCIITFHSLEDRIVKETFKYLYKDCICPKELPICRCDKKRELKIITKKPLTPSKEEINYNVRSRSAKLRVGEKV
- the mraZ gene encoding division/cell wall cluster transcriptional repressor MraZ, with translation MFIGEYLHTIDKKGRLIIPSKFRDDLGESFIITKGLDNCLFIYPQCEWDILVQKLKTLPLTRKDARAFVRFFFSGACECELDKQGRILVPSNLRQHAKLEKESVVIGVSNRVEVWDKQLWYAYNNDDDLSYESIAEKMAELGI
- the pstA gene encoding phosphate ABC transporter permease PstA, coding for MKALIWLSAAVTVGILIWIIGYVVINGITEINIKELLSQILITLYIIFLTIIVSAPIGILSAIYLVEYAKKGKFVRLIRFATECLASIPSIIFGLFGMILFVVILGFGWSILAGTVTLSIMVLPTIIRTTEEALKSVPDSYREGSLGLGASKLRTVMLVILPSAMPGILTAVILSIGRIIGETAAVYLTAGTVARIPSSIMDSGRTLSVHLYLLAKEGISFEKAYATATILIIIVLFINLVTNKIAKRLNKSKMEV
- the yfmF gene encoding EF-P 5-aminopentanol modification-associated protein YfmF, which codes for MALKRERIRISEGVYLNIIKTNKFKSNLINIYFIRPLDKNEVTQNALFPIILKRGTKNYNTLLEIEKKLEGMYGSNISIGVSKAGEKQIMRFSIEGPDSKYVDNKEMLSDMLKMLNEVINNPLMEEDGFVSKYVKQEKIRLSNKIQNLINDKKIYAIEKCIEKMCKDEPYSIYKLGYIEDLKDITSKSLYLHYQNVLKTSLIEIFVVGDINKKEIEKEIREEFKFNVENPVSISRETIKKDIKEVTKVIDNMDIVQAKLSMGYRINLPYEDKLYDAFLLGNNILGSGPESKLFLNVREKESLAYYVYSRGYKFKSLMIINAGVESDKIDSVIDISNKEVEHIQNGNFNDHDINIAKNSMITSIRSMYDDPYSISEFFFSQALTKSNRTINDIIADINSITKEQITQSFKNIQLDTIYAIKSNAKEEA
- the yfmH gene encoding EF-P 5-aminopentanol modification-associated protein YfmH, producing the protein MSLKKIENARLNEELYSYQFKNGLNVFYVPKPHYTIKYGIFATNYGSNDNRFVPMNENEFINAPPGVAHFLEHKLFEEEEGNIFNKFSKLGSYLNAYTNFNQTAYLFSCTDKFFENLDLLVKFVQNPYFTDENVNKEKGIIEQEIKMYEDNANWRVFFNCLNGLYYNHPVKTDIAGTVKSINKIDKEVLYKCYNTFYHPRNMVIFLVGDIDFDKAIKQIEDSMNKDIKILDEGTKKDYPNEPKDVKVDYIEQKLSVAKPLFTLGFKDTDIGYEGEKLVKKEICTTILLDILFSKSSKFYQDIFDLELINGPFSFQYVGQKDYGHSLISGESKNPKELADRIIKYINETSSEAIDKADFERTKMKFIGYHIMDFNSVEYIANNFISYFFNNFILFDYIDILENIDYDDIISRLNEHLNTKNYTLSVINPL
- the phoU gene encoding phosphate signaling complex protein PhoU, with the protein product MREKFDNQIEELRTLIMDMGNMVEDIISKSLTALINKDIKLADEVISLDDQVDVMEMNIENKCLNLIALQQPRAKDLRCISTALKIITDLERIGDYGVNIAKIIKEIGSDEFIKPLVDIPKMGNIAIKMIRGCLDSYIKESKEQAVETALMDDEMDRLYNYIYVELLDMLSNDKRIIKQTTELLFIGRYLERIGDHITNICERIIYMINGERVKY
- a CDS encoding YhcN/YlaJ family sporulation lipoprotein; amino-acid sequence: MKISFKRVALFTLMFMLLATFAIGCQNETDDNTENNNNPTENNGNNNGNNEGNNTNDDVGNINNNVGNKTGTNIGGNYTNKDTIQGSRLEETIANNVVNVPEVNNAVCVVTDDNECVVGVNCKGQANGTVPDDVRAKIEEAVKNANPNISQVMVTSDTDLYGKIGDVSQKVRDGNVMSDLKTDMDSIMNTIRNKMR
- a CDS encoding Spo0E family sporulation regulatory protein-aspartic acid phosphatase, encoding MSYNEFEMLNQKIIQLKDKLNKSIVQQDQYSKTYYISTSLDKLITQYYKEYYYKKYN
- the pstB gene encoding phosphate ABC transporter ATP-binding protein PstB yields the protein MSDKIIVKDLDLFYGEFQALNNININIPEKKITALIGPSGCGKSTFLKTLNRMNDLVEGVKIKGKVTLDNVDIYKKIDVIQLRKKVGMVFQKPNPFPMSIYDNIAYGPRAHGIKKKKKLDEIVYKSLEAAALFNEVKDRLKKNALSLSGGQQQRLCIARALAVEPEVLLMDEPTSALDPIATAKIEDLVGELKNDYTIIIVTHSMQQAGRISDNTAFFLMGNLMEYGSTHQIFSNPVDKRTEDYISGRFG